From the Streptomyces sp. NBC_01216 genome, the window GGCCTGACGGTTCGTCACCGTGCTGGGCGCAGACGAGGAGCACGGTGAGACCGGCGTGGTGTCCTCCGCCCACCGTGACGAGCCGCAGCGGACGGCCTTGTGGCGTGGCGCCGACCGACCGGATCGCGACCCGGTCGCTGCCGCGCTCCACGGCGGCCAGGAAGTCGCGTTCCTCGGCCTCGGTGGTCCAGGCCGCGCCCCGGCTCGTCTCGAAGCCGGTGTGCGGCAGCGGTGACGGGGCGGCGCCGCCGGCCGCCTCGGCGGGAAAGCCGAGGAGCGGCAGTCCGGCCGCCGCGACGGTCATGGCGAGGGCGACGCGACGCCGGTTCCGGCGCGTCACCGGAGGGCGCCCGAGGGGATCGGGTGGCCGGCGCGTGGCGGGACGCCGGCGCCGGCGGGCGGCGGGAGGGCCGGTGCCGGTCGGACGGCCGCGATTCCCCTCGTGGCCTGGGCGAAGGCCGCGGCGCCTCCGACGAGGGGCAGTCTCGCCGAGGTGCGGGCGAGATCGAGGATGAGCGTCGGCGTGGTCGAAGGCGGGTCGAGCAGACCCTTGTCGGTACCGCCCACGATCAGGGCGAGCCGGTGCCCGGCCGGCACCACGTGGTCGGCCGCGGCCAGCCTCAGGGTGAGCGTGTACGCCCGGCCCGGGGTCAGCGGGTGGCCCTCGCGCGGATCGGCCCAGGTGCCGAGGTCCGCCCAGCCACGGCTGACGACCGTGTGACCGACGTCGACGGTACGAGCCCGGGTCTCCCTGAAGCAGGAGCTGTCGCCGGTCGTGTCGGCGCCCCAGCAACTGCGCTCGGTGAGCGTGGTGATGCCCTCGCCGGCCGCCGCGTAGTCCCGGATGGTGTCCGGCCCGAGGTCCACCAGGACGGCGGTCAGATGGGCCGTCCGGGTGCTCGGGGTCGCGGTGACGGTGACCTTCGACGGTCCGGACAGCCGCAGGGCCCGGGTGAGCGGACGGGTGACGAAGCCGGCCTTGGCGGGAGTCGGCGTGTCGATCGACGCCGCCCAGTCCGTCTCGCCCAGGGCCGGATCGTCGGTGAAGCGCTCGGTGCTGCCCGGGGCGGCCGGGGTCCGGCCGAGGGTCCCGACCCCGGGTACCGCGCCGGGGCCGGGGCGCAGGGTGACGGTCCCGGTGGCGCGCGGCGGCCAGATCCGGTCGGTGCTCCAGCGATCCGGGGCACGCTCGATGTCGGCCACCGGCTCTCGGTCGATGCCGTTGTCGTAGCCGAGGAGGTAGTGGTCGAACCAACGGTGCAGGGTACGCACCCAGTCGCCACGACGGAAGTCGAAGGGGTCGACGTGGCCGGTCTGCGAGAGCCAGATCTTGCGCTCGACACCGTGCGCGGCCAGCGCGTCCCACCACTGTCCGAACTGGTCGGCGCGGACGTTGAGGTCCTGCTGCCCGTGGACGACGAACACGCTGGCCTTCACCTTCGAGGCGTCCGGCAGGTAGTTCCGCTCACTCCAGACACGGGTCCAGTCCCCGCTGTACGGGGCGCCGGCGGCGATGCGGTCCTGGACGGCGCCGCACCGGTACCGGGCGTCGGAACTCGCGACGTAGTCGGAGAGCCAGCTGGGGTCGGCGTCGTAGAGCGGGGCGCCCTGGGAGTGGAAGTAGTCGTACCAGGAGGAGATCGCGCCGATCGGGACGATCGTCTCCAGCCCCTCGACGCCGGTGGCGGCGACACCGTTGGCGATGGTGCCGTCCCAGCTCTTGCCGATCATTCCGACCCTGCCGGTGGACCAGCCGGTGGCACGG encodes:
- a CDS encoding Xaa-Pro dipeptidyl-peptidase → MPIRVRRIRRVRPSRAFLAVPAAMAALSTALLPSAGARADPAPRESRPVHSYADAIRESVWVDTGLDGDGDGRSDRVAADIVRPREPAAAGRRIPVVMDASPYYSCCGRGNESQKKTYDADGDPVGFPLFYDNYFVPRGYAFVAVDLAGTNRSDGCDDVGGRSDIRSAKAVVDWLNGRARGYTTRTGEQRARATGWSTGRVGMIGKSWDGTIANGVAATGVEGLETIVPIGAISSWYDYFHSQGAPLYDADPSWLSDYVASSDARYRCGAVQDRIAAGAPYSGDWTRVWSERNYLPDASKVKASVFVVHGQQDLNVRADQFGQWWDALAAHGVERKIWLSQTGHVDPFDFRRGDWVRTLHRWFDHYLLGYDNGIDREPVADIERAPDRWSTDRIWPPRATGTVTLRPGPGAVPGVGTLGRTPAAPGSTERFTDDPALGETDWAASIDTPTPAKAGFVTRPLTRALRLSGPSKVTVTATPSTRTAHLTAVLVDLGPDTIRDYAAAGEGITTLTERSCWGADTTGDSSCFRETRARTVDVGHTVVSRGWADLGTWADPREGHPLTPGRAYTLTLRLAAADHVVPAGHRLALIVGGTDKGLLDPPSTTPTLILDLARTSARLPLVGGAAAFAQATRGIAAVRPAPALPPPAGAGVPPRAGHPIPSGALR